The proteins below are encoded in one region of Elgaria multicarinata webbii isolate HBS135686 ecotype San Diego chromosome 8, rElgMul1.1.pri, whole genome shotgun sequence:
- the AADAC gene encoding arylacetamide deacetylase, whose product MGNKTLYLLLASVLVAYYIYIPIPENVEGRWKLMFISAVFRTVGHLGAIADKLGLAHYMDILMMITRIEIIPPVSDEKVTVTDTKFDGIPVRLYLPKGQPDSLKRAVIYIHGGGWCVGASAMEPYDRLSRWTSERLDAVIMSVDYRLAPKYLFPVQFEDVYKVAKYILQNTVLEQYNVDPSRVCISGDSAGGNLAAAVAQQLLDDPDVKVKLKIQVLIYPALQTIDWNLPSYQDNENMPVLPKSLMVKFFSEYITPDISLKKAMETNQLVPPELSHLFKFVNWSILLPERFQKGHVYTRPKHGSSELGQKYPGFLDPRAAPLLADDIKLRGLPLTYMITCQYDVLRDDGIMYVSRLREAGVPVTHYHVEDAVHGAIMFITSPLILPMGQKVANNYIEWLNKNL is encoded by the exons ATGGGGAACAAAACACTGTACCTTCTGCTTGCTTCTGTTTTGGTTGcatattacatttacatccccaTTCCAGAGAATGTGGAGGGACGCTGGAAACTGATGTTTATCAGTGCAGTCTTTAGAACTGTAGGACATCTG GGTGCAATTGCTGATAAGCTGGGTCTTGCACACTACATGGACATTCTGATGATGATCACACGCATTGAAATTATACCACCCGTATCAGATGAAAAGGTCACTGTGACAGACACAAAATTTGATGGCATTCCAGTGCGTTTGTACCTCCCTAAAGGGCAACCCGATTCCTTGAAAAGGGCAGTAATTTACATTCACGGGGGTGGATGGTGTGTTGGTGCATCAG CCATGGAACCCTATGACCGCCTGTCGAGATGGACTTCAGAAAGATTAGATGCTGTCATCATGTCAGTCGA CTACAGACTGGCACCAAAATATCTTTTCCCAGTTCAGTTTGAAGATGTGTACAAAGTGGCAAAGTACATCTTGCAAAACACTGTTCTTGAGCAATACAACGTGGACCCAAGCAGGGTGTGCATTTCAGGAGACAGTGCAGGAGGGAACTTAGCTGCAGCAGTAGCACAACAG CTTCTAGATGACCCTGATGTCAAAGTTAAACTCAAGATCCAGGTTTTAATTTACCCAGCTCTTCAGACCATTGATTGGAATTTGCCATCCTATCAAGACAATGAAAACATGCCAGTTCTTCCTAAATCATTAATGGTCAAATTCTTCAGTGAATACATTACTCCTGACATCTCTCTAAAGAAAGCTATGGAAACCAACCAACTTGTTCCTCCAGAACTAAGCCATTTGTTTAAGTTTGTAAACTGGAGTATCTTGCTACCTGAAAGGTTTCAGAAGGGCCATGTTTATACCAGACCGAAACATGGAAGTTCTGAGCTTGGACAGAAATACCCAGGGTTCCTGGATCCAAGAGCAGCACCACTATTGGCTGATGACATCAAGTTGCGTGGCTTGCCCCTCACATATATGATCACCTGTCAATATGATGTCTTGAGGGATGATGGAATCATGTATGTCTCACGGCTTCGTGAGGCAGGAGTTCCAGTAACACATTACCATGTTGAGGATGCTGTTCATGGGGCTATAATGTTTATTACGAGCCCACTAA